One genomic segment of Candidatus Poribacteria bacterium includes these proteins:
- a CDS encoding DUF3179 domain-containing protein, translating into MKKNLILLLTTAAFILFGCARDSGEVNALASAKDYSDDRILTVLPYDAIPAILNPEFVSANKAKLADNSPVIGVSLNGESRAYSIHLLNGHEIVNDEVGGVKIATTW; encoded by the coding sequence ATGAAAAAGAATCTAATCCTTCTATTGACAACAGCAGCTTTTATACTGTTCGGCTGTGCCCGAGATTCGGGGGAGGTCAATGCGCTTGCATCAGCAAAAGATTATTCGGACGATCGCATCCTCACAGTTCTACCGTATGATGCGATTCCTGCAATCCTAAACCCCGAATTTGTCTCTGCCAATAAAGCGAAGCTAGCGGATAACTCGCCGGTGATTGGCGTTAGTTTGAATGGCGAAAGCCGCGCCTATTCGATCCATCTGCTCAACGGACACGAAATTGTCAATGATGAGGTCGGCGGCGTCAAGATTGCGACGACGTGGTGA